GTGGTACCGGCACCGACGATCGATTCTATTGACAGATCGCCCGACATTTCGCTGACTACTTTCTCGACAATGGCCAGCCCAAGACCGCTGCCCTTTTCTTTTGTCGTGAAATAAGGTATGCGTGCCGATGCCATTATCTCCGCCGACATGCCCTTGCCGCAATCACGAACCTCGACTATTGCCTTGTCACCGGACACCGATAATTTCAGAACAATGGTTGCCCCTTCTGTCGAGGCATCCACCGAGTTTTGCAGCAAGTTATTCATGACTTCGCGGAAATAGGTCGTGTCAACCTTGGCGACGATATCTTCAGTGGGGAGTTCGAGCCGGAAGTTAAAACCCGAAAGCATTTCTTCATATAATTTGGCTGTCGTGCTCAGCAGTGAATTGAGACTCGCTCGTTCCAGATTGGGGGGCGGAAGCTTCGCCAGTTGTGAGAATCGATCAGCGAGTTGCGAGAGATGCTTTATCTCTTCGGAGGCGGCCTTTAGGGGTTCCCGAAGCCTTTCGTAGTGCTCGGAACCCTCCATGATTTTTTCGATGCGATATAATGACACCATTATGGGTTGAAGCGGGTTTTTCAGTTCGTGCGCGAACCGTCGGGCAATGTTTCTCCAGGCCGCCACGCGTTCCGTTTGAGCCAGGCGCGCGGTGGTGGTTTTCAACTGCCGGGCCATCGCGTTGAAGTTTTCCACCAGCATCGCTATTTCGCCAGCACCGGTGGTAGTAATGCTCTGGTCGAAATCACCGGCCGCGATCTTCTTCGATGCTTCACTGAGCCTGATCAGGGGAGAAGCCAGATTCTGAGACATCCTCGCCGAGAAATAATAGGCCGCGACGGCGGTAATGATGCCTATCACCACAAGGACTAATGCGGCGAACAGGATATAGTTGGAGATAAGGTCTTGTTCGATAGCTACCGAAGACTGGCTCGTTTGCACCTGCCGAAGAAGTTCGGCGTACCCCGGACCGTGTATGATTCCGCCGAGAACACTGAAAGTATCACCCTCATCAAAACGACAAAACTGGACATATGTCTGTCCGTCAGAAACTATTCCGCTGGAAACGTCGCGCGACGACGCTACCAGTTTTTCGATAAGCGTATCTGACAACGGAGTGCGGGAGAAGAGCATTTTGTGCCCCGGATCGTCAAAACGCAGCAGAAAATCAAGCCCCCCGACCGTGTCCCGGGCCGTCCACATTGATTTCTCCAGTTGAAGCTTGATCCGCGCATAAAGAAAGTCGTTGTAATATCCGGCCAGATCGGTGACCCTGGCGGCTTTGGCGCCGCCGGATGCCAGACGTGATTCTGAAGAGAGAAAATAGCCGGTCAGAGCCAGAACTGTGGCCGGAATGAGCGCGAAAAGAAGAAAGAGACGAAATAACTTTTTGCCGAAAGATGAGTTCATATGACTATCGACGAAACCGGGCGGTATAGTCGGCGAGAGCCTGAATGTGCGACTCGAAGGCGATCTTTTCCGGAAGGTCATTGAAGCTGAAGAATCGTACCTCAGAGGCGTCATCGGAGGCACGCATCTCACCGCCGATAACTTCCCCGAGATACAGCATCAATACCGCGTTGTTTCTGGGGTCGTCATTACCGGAATAAACCTCGAAAAATGACTTCAGCCTGACTTTTAATCCCGTTTCTTCCTCCACCTCTCTTACGGCCGTTTCCGCCGGGTGTTCGTTCCACTCCATAAATCCGGCCGGAATGCACCACCAGTCTACTCTGGGTGGATGCGCTCGTCGCACCAGAAGGATCTTGTCGTCTTCGACTATCATGACGCCTGCCGCCGGGATCGGGTTGTGATAAAAAACAAAATCGCAGTCGTTATCGGAACACACCAGACGCTGGCGACCATCGAGCATTTCAGGTCTCAATTTGAAGGCACAGAGGGGACAGAATGTGTAGCCGGACATCTGCTCTTTGCGTCTGAAAAGTCTTTCAGCATCGAAATTGTCATATTTGTCGGGCATAGCCTTGAAATCCATTGTTGACTTTGAGAGCGATTATGGTCGTGTCGTCTTTCGGCGGATAAGTGGGATCAAACGACCGGACATCTTTCAGTATACCGTCGATCAGGGTCTGCGGGTCGTCGCCTCGGTGCTCCACCACGTACTTACGAATCCTATCCTCGGTGTATTCTTCCTCTTTTTCGTTCATGGCTTCCGATAGCCCGTCAGTGAAGAAGAAAAGCACGTCATCTGAGTCGAGTTGAACCGAGTCCGACTGATAGCGCATCATGGGAAGAGCGCCGATTACCGGTCCGCCCGACTTAAGAAGCTGCATCTGGCCGTCGGATTTCACGAGTATGGGATAATTGTGGCCCGCGTTGGCATAGCAGAAGCTGCCGCTCGCCGTATCGAGCTCGCCGTAGAAGAGAGTGACGTATTTTTCGGCCGACGACGAATCGACGATTTGCTGGTTCATATTCCTTAATACAAGATCAATGGCGTTTCCGTTGCAGACTTCGCTTCGAAGAATCGCCTGCGTTTGGGCGATCATCAACGCCGCCGGCATCCCTTTGCCGGAAGCATCGGCGATGACTATGCCGATACGGTTCTCATCGATCTTAACGAAATCGAAAAAGTCTCCTCCCACGGTTCTGGATGGCGTTGAGTGGGCCGAAATGCGGGCGCACTTCAATTCCGGCGGTCGCGAAGGCAACAGATCGAGCTGAATCTGACGCGCCATGGTGACTTCTTCTTGAAGTCGAATGCGCTCCAGGGACTCAACATAGAGGCGCGCGTTTGTCAACGCGGTCACCATCTGATTGGACAGCACACCGAGAAGATTGATATCCTCGGATGAATAAGTATAACCCGCCGCCTTGTCAGTCAGCGCCACGAAACCGAGCAGGTGATCAGCGTCTTTCATCGGCAAAATGAGCTTGGTCGAACGCTCCTCGAGCAGGGTCGCCAGAGTTGACCCCTCCGCATAATCACTGAGCGAATGGAAATATGTGGGCGTGTCCAAAAGATTTATACCACGCAACATCAAATCATCGCGAGCCACAACTACCCGCTTGGCGTTGTCCTCGCTCTGGAGCATCACGTATTCGCTGACGTGGTCGTCATACAGGACGAAATAAACCTTCTCAACCAGAAGAGTCGTCTTAAGGGTTTCCTCAATTATGTTGCGCAGGCGCACGGGGTCAAACAGCGAAATCACCTGACGCGAAAAGCGTTCAATTACATTACGATGGTCGGTGCGAGTGCGAATGAAGAGTGAACGGATAAACTCGTCTATCCAGTTGTTTATCGGCTGGAAGAATAGAAGCACCAGGATGATAAAAGCATAGCTGATTACCTGTGCCTGTTCGCCGAATATGGGTTCGAGCATCTGCTTCGACTTGACAACGAGCAATACGTACAACCCGACGAGAATGGCCGAGGTGATTGAATATATGAATGACTGGCGGAATATCAGGCGGACGTCGAGGAACTGGTATCGTATCGTGGCAAAAATCAATATCCCCGCACCGGCGGCCACGGCAAGAATCATCAGGACCGATTTAGCGGTGTCCGGAATCGAATATGGCAGGAAAGTCGGGCCGAGGTGAGCTACCAGCAGAAGCCCCAGACCGGCACGGGTTCCCCACAACACAACTTTGGTTTGGGTGAGCAGCCGCGGGTTGTTAACATATCTTTTCCCCGTTTCGAGAAAATAAATCGCGGCCAAAACATATATGGTGCTCACCACCCCGAAAATATTGGTGTCAAAAGACCTGACGTAACTAACCAGCAGATACAACCACGAGACCACCTTCGCGAACGGCTGCAGCACAAGACTGGAGAAACCCTCGGTGGTCGTGTCGATTCTGATGTTGCCGAGGAAATCAATCAGATCGTTGAAAAATAGAACGATCAGGACGTGAAGTAGCTGCGGGACGAATATGATATAACGCAGGCGAGGATGCCTGAAATCTCTCAGGCGGTCGACCGGGAAAATCCATGAGAACAGCAGAAGCGACGGGAAGAAAAATTCCCATATGTAGTGAAGCCCGTAAGTAACGCTGTCTTCAAAACTGGCCTGGGATGTGATGGAAATATCGACCATTTTGCCCAGAGCGATGAAGATTGGTCCAAGACCGGCAAACAGCAACATGGCTCCCGTAACACGGTTGAGCCGGTTGGAGAAATTGTCACGGGTGATCGTTATGGCCAGAAAGACCAAAAACGCTCCGGTCAAAAAGAACAGAAGAGTTTGAAGCAGCTCGACACTCATCTCTGAATCGATTGCCTTTTCACTTTCTAGTTAAGGCTCTTGGTGATTGTAACGGCAGTACCGCCGGCAACATCACCGAATTCAACGCTGTCCATCAGGTTTCGGACAATAAATATCCCGCGGCCGGCCTCCTTTAGTAAATTCTCGTCCGCAAGGGGATCTTCGATATTATGGGGGTCAAAACCACCTCCCTGATCGGTAATGGTGATCGATACCTTACCGCCATTGCGTCCGATCGATACCTGAACCGTCTTTTCGCCCGAGGATTTATTTCCGTGGCAGATGGCGTTATTGACGAGTTCGGATACCGATATGGCGATGTCGGCTATCACCGACTCGTCAGCGCCGTATCCCCGCAGAATACCCTCAATAAAAACATCTACGTCGGTGAGGTATTCCTGGCTTGACGGTATGGTGATGGTGTCCCCAGATATGATTGGTCTTTTCATTGGGGCAAGCTCTCCTAAAAAAACAGGCAGGACTCTGCGAGGCCTACCTGCCAAAATGTGATGTTTCTTCTCAGCTAAACAACATGGTTACTTGAATGACCTTACAGCTTCGTCAACGGACTCGTAGGCCTCAAAAACGGTAACCAGTTTGGTAATTGTGAGCAGCGATTGGATCTTGTCGGTTACATTGGCCAGTTTGAGCTCGCCGTCAGTGTTGCGAAGAGTGGTGTAGCCGGAGATAAGAATGCCCAGCCCGGTCGAGTTCATCCAATCCACCTGAGATAGGTCGATTACGACCCGCTTTTTGTTCTGCTCTATAAATTCGTAAAGCTTATCGTGCAGTAGACTCGCATCTGGCCCCCCCATGATCTTTCCCTTTGGTTCCAAAATCACCACGCCGTCTTGTTCGCGGTCACTGAGTCTCATATATCTGCCTCCGATTGCGAGATATTTTAAATACGTTTCGTTCGAATTCTGAGTTCCAACCCGACGGAATTTGGCTGTTTCCGCGGATCAGGACCGTTGCCCGTAACGCGAAAGCTAAGTCTTTAATTAGCTTATTATTGCCAACAGTGTCAAGACTAATTTAAAGGGCTTCGGTTCCCTCGACAACAAGAACCGTCGCCACCATAAGGACGAACGAGAACCGTTTATCCGGCAACC
The sequence above is drawn from the Candidatus Zixiibacteriota bacterium genome and encodes:
- a CDS encoding ATP-binding protein translates to MKRPIISGDTITIPSSQEYLTDVDVFIEGILRGYGADESVIADIAISVSELVNNAICHGNKSSGEKTVQVSIGRNGGKVSITITDQGGGFDPHNIEDPLADENLLKEAGRGIFIVRNLMDSVEFGDVAGGTAVTITKSLN
- a CDS encoding STAS domain-containing protein, with the protein product MRLSDREQDGVVILEPKGKIMGGPDASLLHDKLYEFIEQNKKRVVIDLSQVDWMNSTGLGILISGYTTLRNTDGELKLANVTDKIQSLLTITKLVTVFEAYESVDEAVRSFK
- a CDS encoding ATP-binding protein, with translation MNSSFGKKLFRLFLLFALIPATVLALTGYFLSSESRLASGGAKAARVTDLAGYYNDFLYARIKLQLEKSMWTARDTVGGLDFLLRFDDPGHKMLFSRTPLSDTLIEKLVASSRDVSSGIVSDGQTYVQFCRFDEGDTFSVLGGIIHGPGYAELLRQVQTSQSSVAIEQDLISNYILFAALVLVVIGIITAVAAYYFSARMSQNLASPLIRLSEASKKIAAGDFDQSITTTGAGEIAMLVENFNAMARQLKTTTARLAQTERVAAWRNIARRFAHELKNPLQPIMVSLYRIEKIMEGSEHYERLREPLKAASEEIKHLSQLADRFSQLAKLPPPNLERASLNSLLSTTAKLYEEMLSGFNFRLELPTEDIVAKVDTTYFREVMNNLLQNSVDASTEGATIVLKLSVSGDKAIVEVRDCGKGMSAEIMASARIPYFTTKEKGSGLGLAIVEKVVSEMSGDLSIESIVGAGTTVRVSIPLGRSDG
- a CDS encoding GAF domain-containing SpoIIE family protein phosphatase — encoded protein: MSVELLQTLLFFLTGAFLVFLAITITRDNFSNRLNRVTGAMLLFAGLGPIFIALGKMVDISITSQASFEDSVTYGLHYIWEFFFPSLLLFSWIFPVDRLRDFRHPRLRYIIFVPQLLHVLIVLFFNDLIDFLGNIRIDTTTEGFSSLVLQPFAKVVSWLYLLVSYVRSFDTNIFGVVSTIYVLAAIYFLETGKRYVNNPRLLTQTKVVLWGTRAGLGLLLVAHLGPTFLPYSIPDTAKSVLMILAVAAGAGILIFATIRYQFLDVRLIFRQSFIYSITSAILVGLYVLLVVKSKQMLEPIFGEQAQVISYAFIILVLLFFQPINNWIDEFIRSLFIRTRTDHRNVIERFSRQVISLFDPVRLRNIIEETLKTTLLVEKVYFVLYDDHVSEYVMLQSEDNAKRVVVARDDLMLRGINLLDTPTYFHSLSDYAEGSTLATLLEERSTKLILPMKDADHLLGFVALTDKAAGYTYSSEDINLLGVLSNQMVTALTNARLYVESLERIRLQEEVTMARQIQLDLLPSRPPELKCARISAHSTPSRTVGGDFFDFVKIDENRIGIVIADASGKGMPAALMIAQTQAILRSEVCNGNAIDLVLRNMNQQIVDSSSAEKYVTLFYGELDTASGSFCYANAGHNYPILVKSDGQMQLLKSGGPVIGALPMMRYQSDSVQLDSDDVLFFFTDGLSEAMNEKEEEYTEDRIRKYVVEHRGDDPQTLIDGILKDVRSFDPTYPPKDDTTIIALKVNNGFQGYARQI
- a CDS encoding NUDIX hydrolase, whose protein sequence is MPDKYDNFDAERLFRRKEQMSGYTFCPLCAFKLRPEMLDGRQRLVCSDNDCDFVFYHNPIPAAGVMIVEDDKILLVRRAHPPRVDWWCIPAGFMEWNEHPAETAVREVEEETGLKVRLKSFFEVYSGNDDPRNNAVLMLYLGEVIGGEMRASDDASEVRFFSFNDLPEKIAFESHIQALADYTARFRR